DNA from Sulfurimonas gotlandica GD1:
GGAGTGGGCAGGTAAACTGAGACATAATGAACTATCAATTGGTGTAAAAGCTTATCTAGTTCCTACGGAGTTGAAAAAACTATCTGATGATATAGAGTATTGGATTAAACACAAATCATTTGATGTATATGAAACTGCTACAAGAATACACCACAGAGCAGTACAAATCCATCCTTTTCAAAACGGTAACGGCAGATGGTCTAGAATGCTGGCAAACATCTATCTTCGTCAGAATGGCTTAATGCCAGTTAAATGGCAAGAAGATTTACTGGCTAAAGAGAATCCTAAAAGAAGTGATTACATTAAGGCTTTGAAAAAAGCTGATGATGGAGATTACACAGATTTAATACAAATGCATACAATTACCTATTGATTATTAAATGCTCTTTAGTTATTTGATTGGTTTCTAACTATCCTGCATTAAGTGTCAATGCATTATTACTAAAAAATAATTTTTTAGTAAATTCTTTTTTATTCTTTTCCCACCATTTTTTACAGCTCGGAATACTATTTTTACCATCTACTGTTCCAAAAGCCACCTGCTCTGCATTAGAGACTTTTGAAGCACGTAAAAAATCAATTACAAGCTCCTCTCCAATTATTTCTTGCAATCTCTTTGAGGGTAGCATGACAGCACCAAACTGTATAGTTGTACTATCATTACTATATATTGATTGTATACTATATTTAATATGAGAATATCTTGTTTTTGGCGTGTTGATATACGCACACTTCCAAATTTCTCAAAATGCATGCGTGATGTCACATTATTTGTGTTCCATTTGGCTTTTTGTCATATGGTACTGCACTGAACAAATCAAGGAACATCTCTGCATCACCAAGAGAATATTTATCTATAAATCTTCCCATAGACTGAACTAAAAAGTTGTACTCCAAGACAATATATTTATCATAATTATTCTCATAGTAAACGCATGGAAGCATGGAGATATTTTCGTCTTTAAGGATCTTATGATTTTCCTCAAGTTCAGCATAAACAAATTTAAAAAAGAAAAACATTTTAGTCTCACTACTCAACAATCCACCAACGTCCAGGGCACTTTGAAACTCATAGTTTCCGTACAATTCTTCTATCATTTCCTACTCCTAATTTTAAAAAGATTCATAACTTTATAGCTTCTCGGCTTAAAGAAATATAAACATTTTATATATATTTACTACATATTTTTAGTATCATTTTCTAGGTGGATTCACATGGATTCATAAGGACAAGTGTGGACATATGGAATGAGCAAAAAAGAATTTTGAAATTCTTTTTTATACTTTTAGAAAAGCTTGAAATTAAAGAATTTCTACTATTTACATTAAGTTAGGTGTCTTGAATTTTAAGGCAATTATAAAAGAGCGTAAAATTTTGAAATTTTAAAATATATGAACAAAGGGATATACCTTTATATATATTATATATATTGCTTTATAGATTAAAAAAATTGATATTTTTACCTGTAAAAATCAATTCCAAAAAAAATCAAGATGATAATTATTAAAAAAGTTGAAGTAATATTTTAAATGACGAGATTAATTATATTATATTGAAAATGGAGCAAGATCTATAACAAAAATTATGACACTCAAGTCTAGCATCTATAAAATATTGATGCTGATTCTTGTTTTTTTAGTAAGCAAAGAATTTATTGTTGGAGATAATCTCATAATATGTGCAAATGCTTAAACTTTAAAGACATGAATTTTCAAAAATCAGAGTATTCATACCAACTAAGGTACAATAAATTTAAGTGGCGTACAATCTGTTTTATATCATGCTCATTTACCCATCAATTAAGCAAAAAATATTCCTTCTAGACTATATAGAACACCATTTATCGATAAATTAATCTTACTTATCTATAAATAGCATATAAGGTTATACTAACTAGTGTATTTAATTAAATATAGAGATAGTATAATCTAGCACACTGTAAAAGCTTATTCGATGTTATTTGTGGCTATTCATGTATAGTAAAAAGGCAGGATTTTAAACTCAATAGTGACTTGTAATATTTACACTGGTATGTTATATTTAATAGCAAATTGGTGAAATATATATAGTTGTTTTTTTACATTCTTTTGTAGTTCAGATAAAGAAAATAAAATTTCATATACAGTTAATTCATCTAATTCATCTTCAACCCATTTCAATAAATATTCTTTATCACTTTTTTTAAACTCAACTACATGTTTAAAATTTGGGTTATCTGATAATTGATAATTTTCAATAGCTTTCGTAAAGTCATCTTTTAAAGTTTTTGGATTAAACTCTATATTTTGTGTTGTTAAATAATCTAAAAAGCTAGATAAAAAAATCAGAATCCGTTCACCTCTTCCTGTCCATAAATTTGACAATATGTCAAAAAATTTCTGGCCTTTAATTTTTTCTATTTTTAATCCCACTGCATACATGGCATTTTGTTTGTCTTGAAAGTTTATCAAAACTTTTTTTAATTCATCTTCTTTATTTTTTTTAAATATATCTTCTTTTACTTCTGCATATATTTGATCAATCTCTGGATTTATTGTTCCTTCATTCAATATTAACCAAGATAGTGAAACTTTCCATTTCTTAACCATAGTTTTAATCGCCACAATAGATGGTTCGTTCCTTTCACTTTCCCAGTTGCTAACAGTTCTTTGATTTACATCAAGCTCTTTGCCAAAATCACTTTGACTCAATCCAGCTTGCTCTCTGATAATTTTTATTTTATTCCCTAACAAATTATTGCCTTTAATTTTTATTTTAGAATTTTAATGGTACTATACCCCAAAAGATGGTATAAACTTGTATTATTTCTAAGTATACCAAAAAGTAGGTGAAAAAACAATTAGAATTTTATTGAATCAAAAGAAGAGAGAATATATAAAAAAGTAAGTTGAACGAACTAAGAGTTGCCACTCTTGGTTCGTTTATTTTCACATTTCAACCACCATAGCATATGAGGAAAAAACATGAAGCGTAGTATATCAAAAGATGATAATTTAATGAAGCTGCAACAAGTTATCAATAAAGTTGCAATAAGTAGATCCGAACTATATAAATTAATTGCTCTAAATAAATTTCCTCCGCAAATAAAAATTGGAAAGATGAGTAGATGGCTTGAAAAAGATATTATAAACTGGATTCAATCTCATGTTTAAATACTATGGAACAAGTGGGGATAGAACTAGGTTTATATCACATGCTTCTTGTAAATTTGCTGTAAAGTTGTACTTAAAAATGTACTCATTGCATAACATTAGTGATAATTATATAGGATTTTTTTTTCATGGATAAGGATAGACGCTTTGAGGGTATATGGATACCAAAAGAAATATGGTTATCTAATGAATTAACAACACAGGAAAAAATATTTTTTGTAGAGATTAAAAGCTTAGACAATAAAGATGGTTGCTTTGCAAGTAATGGGTATTTTGCTGACTTTTTTAAAATATCTAAAACAAGAGTGTCTCTAGTCATAAAAAGTTTAATCGAAAAACGTTATATAAAATCTACAATTGTATACAAAGAGGGTACTAAACAAATATTAAAGAGGGTACTTAATGTTTCTTTTACACCCTCTATAACAAAAGTTAAGGATCCTATAGAAGAAAAGTTAAAAGATAATAATACACTTAATAATATATTTAATAATACAACTACTCTTAGGAGAGAAACTTTTAAAGCTTTTAAAGAGAGGTTCATAAAAGATAACTCAAATAATAAGTTTTATACACGAGGCATAGGCTGGGAGACATATACAGCATTTATTATAAATGAAGAACGGCTAATATTTAACACGGTAAGTCATAAAATTTTAGATAAGAATGAGGCTTTTGAAGTATGGAAGTATTTGTACAAAGAAAGTATAGTTTAATTTATATATTAAATAAATTATTTTACACTCTCATAAAATGCGTCTTATATTGTATAATATATTTTAGTAA
Protein-coding regions in this window:
- a CDS encoding mobile mystery protein B translates to MGCIMIDSTKQIDDATPLNDMSGLKLSHSKSYTIKEIYVKEAENIANATLKYLSAQPTKKDAPFSYEWLLTLHMEMFGDVWEWAGKLRHNELSIGVKAYLVPTELKKLSDDIEYWIKHKSFDVYETATRIHHRAVQIHPFQNGNGRWSRMLANIYLRQNGLMPVKWQEDLLAKENPKRSDYIKALKKADDGDYTDLIQMHTITY
- a CDS encoding helix-turn-helix domain-containing protein; its protein translation is MLGNKIKIIREQAGLSQSDFGKELDVNQRTVSNWESERNEPSIVAIKTMVKKWKVSLSWLILNEGTINPEIDQIYAEVKEDIFKKNKEDELKKVLINFQDKQNAMYAVGLKIEKIKGQKFFDILSNLWTGRGERILIFLSSFLDYLTTQNIEFNPKTLKDDFTKAIENYQLSDNPNFKHVVEFKKSDKEYLLKWVEDELDELTVYEILFSLSELQKNVKKQLYIFHQFAIKYNIPV
- a CDS encoding helix-turn-helix transcriptional regulator, with the protein product MKRSISKDDNLMKLQQVINKVAISRSELYKLIALNKFPPQIKIGKMSRWLEKDIINWIQSHV
- a CDS encoding helix-turn-helix domain-containing protein, yielding MDKDRRFEGIWIPKEIWLSNELTTQEKIFFVEIKSLDNKDGCFASNGYFADFFKISKTRVSLVIKSLIEKRYIKSTIVYKEGTKQILKRVLNVSFTPSITKVKDPIEEKLKDNNTLNNIFNNTTTLRRETFKAFKERFIKDNSNNKFYTRGIGWETYTAFIINEERLIFNTVSHKILDKNEAFEVWKYLYKESIV